In one Chitinophaga sancti genomic region, the following are encoded:
- the tnpB gene encoding IS66 family insertion sequence element accessory protein TnpB (TnpB, as the term is used for proteins encoded by IS66 family insertion elements, is considered an accessory protein, since TnpC, encoded by a neighboring gene, is a DDE family transposase.), whose product MLQIHSGTRYLLYSKWADVRKSFDGLSGLITNELKMPIESGDVFIFLNRRQTHIKLLQWEGDGFGMYYKRLEEGTFELPSGFMEGTHSEISSKQLSLILQGVSLKKAFYRKRYTAPEG is encoded by the coding sequence ATGCTGCAGATTCATTCAGGAACAAGATATCTGCTGTATTCTAAATGGGCAGACGTAAGAAAAAGCTTTGATGGATTGAGTGGACTTATCACTAACGAACTCAAAATGCCGATAGAGTCCGGTGATGTTTTTATATTTCTCAATCGCCGCCAAACGCACATCAAGCTATTGCAATGGGAGGGTGATGGTTTTGGTATGTATTACAAGCGATTAGAAGAGGGCACATTCGAATTACCTTCCGGATTTATGGAAGGTACCCATAGCGAGATATCCAGTAAACAGCTTTCTTTGATACTACAGGGAGTCTCTCTGAAAAAGGCATTTTATAGAAAGCGATATACAGCACCTGAGGGCTAA
- the tnpA gene encoding IS66 family insertion sequence element accessory protein TnpA, with protein sequence MRTKKSQVNKEEYMFSFIAEQATSGQPVKSFCARHGVASGNWFYWQKKYQQRNLESHNDNGSFTLLQITPDVVGPIESGIFAEYKGMKIYRPVPASFLKELIG encoded by the coding sequence ATGAGAACTAAGAAATCACAAGTCAATAAGGAGGAGTATATGTTTTCATTTATCGCTGAGCAAGCCACCAGTGGCCAGCCCGTTAAATCCTTTTGTGCCAGACATGGAGTTGCTTCTGGCAACTGGTTTTACTGGCAGAAAAAGTACCAGCAAAGGAACTTAGAATCTCATAATGACAATGGTAGTTTTACTTTACTGCAGATAACTCCGGATGTAGTAGGCCCCATTGAATCTGGCATTTTTGCTGAATACAAAGGCATGAAAATTTATCGTCCGGTACCAGCCTCTTTTCTAAAGGAATTAATTGGGTAG
- a CDS encoding ISL3 family transposase, with product MEKALKCTTSEIKSFAKGILSDFTAVHNAILLKWSNGPVEGQINKLKTIKRQIYGRCSLELLKRRLVIQLD from the coding sequence ATGGAAAAAGCACTTAAATGCACCACGTCCGAAATTAAATCTTTTGCGAAAGGTATATTATCTGACTTTACAGCTGTACATAATGCCATCCTATTGAAATGGAGTAACGGGCCGGTTGAGGGTCAAATCAATAAACTGAAAACAATAAAACGTCAAATCTACGGAAGATGTAGTTTGGAACTTCTGAAACGGAGGCTAGTTATCCAACTGGATTAA
- a CDS encoding transposase, translated as MNKGRRKFNAAFKAKVAIEALKEQLTLAELAEKYDIHPTQITELKKQLLSGSEDVFDQGKKAGSDASDHQEEKDELYKQIGQLKVEVDWLKKKSEQAFGKNWKDGFSK; from the coding sequence ATGAACAAGGGAAGAAGAAAGTTCAATGCAGCGTTTAAAGCGAAAGTAGCTATCGAAGCCTTAAAGGAACAGCTGACCTTAGCAGAGCTGGCCGAGAAGTATGATATACATCCTACTCAGATAACTGAGTTGAAGAAGCAACTGCTTTCAGGGTCAGAGGATGTGTTTGACCAGGGAAAGAAGGCAGGTAGCGATGCCTCAGATCATCAGGAAGAAAAAGACGAACTATATAAGCAAATCGGTCAACTCAAGGTAGAGGTCGACTGGTTGAAAAAAAAATCTGAGCAGGCATTTGGGAAAAACTGGAAAGATGGCTTTAGTAAATAA
- a CDS encoding IS3 family transposase: MALVNKEDSELSIVRQCQLLEVSRSSHYHEPKGESKLNLELMEQIDRMHLEHPYFGAERMAKHLSTPELHVNVKRIRRLMRKMDISAIYPAPNTSEACKWHKTYPYLLRNLKIDRNNMVWSMDITYIPMPKGFMYLCAIIDWNSRYLLSWTLSNTMTVEFCLEALEKAISIYGAPEILNTDQGSQFTSEDFTTAVLSAEIRLSMDGVGRATDNITIERFWRSIKYENIYLNAYDSTLDLYKGIHRYVEFYNWERKHQGLEYKTPAEVYGAADKLSTYPQISTKRKKEPKKEKGYNSSNRFDSLINNSPIAV, encoded by the coding sequence ATGGCTTTAGTAAATAAGGAGGACAGTGAGCTCAGTATTGTACGTCAGTGTCAATTGCTGGAAGTATCTCGTAGCAGCCATTACCATGAGCCCAAAGGAGAAAGCAAATTAAACCTGGAGCTGATGGAGCAGATAGACCGTATGCATTTGGAACATCCCTATTTTGGGGCAGAGCGCATGGCAAAACATCTGAGTACACCAGAGCTACATGTTAATGTGAAGCGGATAAGGCGATTGATGCGGAAAATGGATATTTCGGCCATATATCCCGCCCCTAATACAAGTGAGGCATGTAAGTGGCACAAAACATATCCATACCTGCTTCGGAACCTGAAAATAGACCGGAATAATATGGTTTGGAGTATGGATATAACTTATATTCCAATGCCGAAGGGTTTTATGTACCTGTGTGCGATTATAGACTGGAATAGCCGCTATCTGTTATCCTGGACACTCAGCAATACCATGACAGTGGAATTTTGTCTGGAAGCGCTTGAAAAGGCCATTTCTATTTATGGAGCACCAGAGATCTTAAATACGGATCAGGGCAGCCAGTTTACAAGTGAAGACTTTACAACAGCTGTATTAAGTGCTGAAATTCGCCTAAGCATGGATGGAGTAGGACGAGCCACAGACAATATCACAATCGAGCGATTTTGGCGTAGCATCAAGTATGAGAATATCTATCTCAATGCTTATGATAGTACGCTGGATTTATACAAGGGAATTCACAGGTATGTGGAATTCTACAACTGGGAACGAAAACATCAAGGCCTGGAATATAAGACTCCTGCTGAGGTTTATGGAGCAGCTGATAAGTTATCCACATATCCACAGATATCAACAAAAAGAAAAAAAGAACCAAAAAAAGAAAAAGGTTATAATAGTAGTAATAGATTTGATTCTTTAATTAATAATTCACCTATTGCTGTCTAA
- a CDS encoding LytR/AlgR family response regulator transcription factor yields the protein MNNILFIHKNEGLFTRVDSRVVILVEASGGWSKIITQEGVHLVSSTLSQLEEQLPVALFCRVHRTYIVALEHISSFTADSIRILDRDIPLSRSFAEKFLSKLNIIM from the coding sequence ATGAATAACATTTTGTTCATTCACAAAAATGAAGGGCTATTCACGCGTGTTGATAGCCGAGTCGTCATACTGGTCGAGGCCAGTGGCGGATGGTCTAAGATCATCACACAGGAGGGTGTACACCTGGTAAGCAGTACACTCAGTCAGCTGGAGGAGCAATTACCCGTGGCGCTCTTTTGCCGGGTACATCGCACTTACATAGTAGCATTAGAGCATATCAGTAGTTTTACTGCTGATTCAATTAGAATTCTTGACAGGGACATTCCCCTGTCAAGATCTTTTGCTGAAAAATTTCTTAGCAAATTGAATATTATCATGTAA
- a CDS encoding P-loop NTPase family protein yields the protein MIKITTSLFNYKQILPMLAEKGRQLFGPHFRIYPEDLEVIIPIVAWILRDEEVTKQFEIDLRKGIYLGGPVGTGKTQIMQLLRCIIPDPMNYEVKHCDRISEEYTLKGPSMLYNYIGTENNDKYNHRIWCFDDLGAEHTAHHYGSSCQVMKKILLRRYDLFTQFGTLTHVTSRLTTGAIEKKYGTDVRSRMREMFNRITFNKEARDKRGLVLCS from the coding sequence ATGATCAAAATTACGACGAGTCTTTTTAACTATAAGCAAATACTACCTATGTTGGCGGAAAAGGGTAGACAACTCTTTGGTCCGCATTTCAGAATCTATCCGGAGGATTTGGAAGTGATCATACCTATCGTTGCCTGGATATTGCGTGATGAAGAAGTAACGAAGCAATTTGAAATTGATCTACGCAAAGGAATATACCTGGGAGGACCGGTAGGAACAGGTAAAACGCAGATCATGCAGTTACTAAGGTGCATAATTCCCGATCCTATGAATTACGAGGTAAAGCATTGTGATCGTATTAGCGAGGAATACACTTTAAAAGGGCCTTCGATGCTGTATAACTATATCGGAACAGAGAACAATGATAAATACAATCATCGTATCTGGTGTTTTGATGACCTGGGAGCAGAGCATACAGCGCATCATTACGGTAGTAGCTGTCAGGTGATGAAGAAGATTCTGTTAAGGAGGTATGACTTGTTTACACAGTTTGGAACACTTACACATGTGACATCAAGATTGACAACAGGGGCGATAGAGAAGAAGTATGGTACAGATGTAAGGAGTAGAATGAGGGAGATGTTTAACAGAATTACATTTAATAAGGAAGCCAGGGATAAGAGAGGATTGGTATTATGTAGCTAA
- a CDS encoding RNA polymerase sigma factor has protein sequence MLHKKDEELLEEIRQGNQATFAEVYNHYQPLLLMEAYYKIRSYPEAEDMVQEIFTSLWNRRTELSTSIPLKHYLYKAVHLQYAYKCRKSEVARKFIQHTLYVSRDVATNTLLENKEILRQIKTAVSAVSAPATRRAFELLYIEDKSHKEVAAEMNIQPQVVKNQVSRALKIIRSQLNKVM, from the coding sequence ATGTTACACAAAAAAGATGAGGAACTGCTCGAGGAAATTCGCCAGGGCAATCAGGCAACCTTTGCCGAGGTTTACAACCACTACCAACCACTGCTATTAATGGAGGCTTACTACAAGATAAGATCTTATCCTGAGGCCGAAGATATGGTGCAGGAGATCTTTACCTCGCTCTGGAACAGAAGGACCGAGCTGAGTACCAGTATTCCACTGAAACATTATCTGTACAAAGCGGTGCATTTGCAGTATGCTTACAAATGTCGCAAGAGTGAGGTAGCCAGAAAATTCATCCAGCACACCCTATATGTATCCAGGGATGTAGCTACCAATACCTTATTAGAAAACAAAGAAATCTTACGTCAGATCAAGACGGCGGTGTCCGCAGTGTCCGCCCCTGCTACACGTAGGGCATTCGAACTGCTGTACATAGAGGACAAATCGCACAAAGAAGTTGCTGCTGAAATGAACATCCAACCTCAGGTTGTAAAGAACCAGGTAAGCCGGGCGCTTAAAATAATTCGCTCTCAGCTAAATAAAGTAATGTGA
- a CDS encoding FecR family protein encodes MKTDLELIHRLVLEELAGVISDEDLAYLKKTIREDPEAFRVWEETRSILDTPDVKAFLEKPRPIDAIFNATIRPKRNGFWGFSLSLVAVLVVSLCVYFFYPNPQNEPIAKPFNVKNIRLDLPGSETVDLSEQQGDVKVNSFSLKNDNKSLSVKADYASARLATLTIPEGKDYKLTLDDGTIIWLNSATTLRFPITFLDATREIYLNGEAYLEVAKNTKPFIVHLQDASIKVLGTSFNVNTYNPNKIQVALVNGAIRMEMLNDSVQLIPGQLMTVLPGKAAEICTFDEETLLSWRKGVYLFHDTYLSEITQVLPRWFGKTVIMDYPARKNVRFTGVINRNKPLEESLELLKATNGLDYYIKKDTIHIK; translated from the coding sequence ATGAAAACAGATTTAGAACTGATCCACCGCTTGGTATTGGAAGAACTGGCTGGCGTTATCAGTGATGAAGACCTCGCTTACCTCAAAAAAACTATTCGGGAAGACCCTGAAGCTTTCCGTGTTTGGGAGGAAACAAGGTCGATTCTTGATACTCCTGATGTAAAAGCCTTCCTGGAAAAGCCGCGTCCAATCGATGCAATTTTTAACGCTACCATAAGGCCTAAACGCAATGGATTCTGGGGATTTTCCCTCAGTTTGGTTGCGGTGCTGGTGGTAAGCCTTTGTGTTTATTTTTTTTATCCAAACCCCCAAAATGAGCCCATTGCAAAACCATTCAACGTAAAAAATATTCGATTAGACCTGCCGGGGAGTGAGACAGTTGATCTTTCTGAGCAGCAGGGAGATGTGAAGGTGAATAGCTTTTCATTGAAGAATGATAATAAATCTCTTTCTGTAAAGGCGGATTATGCTTCAGCAAGGTTAGCGACACTCACTATTCCTGAAGGGAAGGATTATAAGCTGACACTAGATGATGGTACGATAATTTGGTTAAATTCAGCTACAACCTTGCGGTTCCCTATTACATTCCTGGATGCAACCAGGGAAATTTATCTAAATGGGGAAGCTTATTTGGAAGTAGCTAAAAACACCAAGCCATTTATTGTTCATCTGCAGGACGCCAGTATTAAGGTACTGGGAACGTCTTTCAATGTGAACACCTATAACCCTAATAAAATCCAAGTGGCCCTGGTTAACGGGGCCATTAGGATGGAAATGCTGAATGATTCTGTTCAATTGATTCCAGGTCAACTAATGACGGTTCTTCCCGGAAAAGCAGCAGAGATATGTACATTTGATGAAGAAACTCTGCTAAGTTGGCGAAAAGGGGTATATCTTTTCCATGATACTTATCTTTCTGAAATAACGCAAGTATTACCCCGATGGTTTGGTAAAACTGTAATAATGGATTATCCTGCCAGGAAGAATGTAAGGTTTACCGGAGTAATCAACAGAAATAAACCTTTAGAAGAATCGCTTGAATTGTTAAAAGCTACAAATGGGTTAGACTATTATATTAAAAAAGATACCATTCACATTAAATAA
- a CDS encoding glycosyltransferase, giving the protein MRLFTIIIPCYNEGQRLSICEYQNFLSSNKDCIIFVNDGSTDNTLLVLTNFLNKFPQQVLILNLPNNVGKAEAIRLGVLLALKETSNNLIGFMDADLATPFSEVEIIKYVFSQHNYKMIFGSRILRIGAHIHRFNTRHYLGRVMATLVSIYLDQPIYDSQCGAKFFEPEIANKIFIVPFVSRWLFDVEIFKRFLLLGYSLEDTCYELPLHTWIEKGGSKISIWDFIKLPIEFVNIFLHYPNKDNCLDYRVLYQD; this is encoded by the coding sequence ATGCGTCTTTTTACTATTATCATTCCTTGTTACAATGAGGGGCAAAGATTGTCAATATGTGAGTATCAGAATTTTTTATCTTCTAATAAGGATTGTATAATATTTGTAAATGATGGTAGTACAGATAATACATTGTTAGTTTTAACTAATTTTTTAAATAAATTTCCTCAACAGGTTTTGATTTTGAATTTGCCAAATAATGTAGGCAAAGCAGAGGCTATTAGGTTAGGTGTTTTACTGGCATTAAAAGAAACATCCAATAATTTAATTGGATTTATGGATGCGGATCTTGCTACTCCTTTTAGTGAAGTTGAGATTATTAAATATGTATTTTCTCAACATAATTATAAGATGATTTTTGGTTCCAGAATTTTGAGAATTGGCGCTCATATTCATCGTTTTAATACACGGCATTATCTAGGTCGGGTTATGGCAACTTTGGTAAGTATTTATTTAGATCAGCCGATATATGATAGTCAGTGTGGCGCTAAGTTTTTTGAGCCTGAAATAGCTAATAAGATATTTATTGTTCCTTTTGTGTCTAGGTGGCTATTTGATGTAGAGATATTTAAAAGATTTCTTTTGCTAGGATATAGTTTGGAAGATACCTGCTACGAGCTACCATTACATACTTGGATTGAAAAGGGAGGATCTAAAATATCAATTTGGGATTTCATTAAGCTTCCTATCGAATTTGTTAATATATTCTTGCATTATCCTAATAAGGATAATTGTTTAGATTATAGAGTTCTTTACCAGGATTAA
- a CDS encoding glycosyltransferase family 2 protein, which yields MQYVLSDNNLLPGEKVLYEKLRLRLSIIIPVYNEERTIIQILEKIRRVKLIQDIEKEVIIINDQSRDNSEKLILDYISTHPDLLIKYHSLTVNSGKGAAVHIGISQATGEFMLIQDADLEYDPYEYNMLLLPLVDGIADVVYGSRFIGGNPHRILFFWHTIGNKILTFIANFCANLNLTDMCTGYKVFKTHLVQKLTLKEKRFGFDPEITLKVAKIRHVKIYEVGISYYGRTYKEGKTINWKDGVRTIYCILKYGIVKRRISLANFTISKNKVASGSR from the coding sequence ATGCAATATGTTCTTTCTGATAATAATCTACTGCCTGGTGAAAAGGTACTGTATGAAAAACTTCGTTTAAGATTATCTATTATTATTCCAGTTTATAATGAAGAAAGAACAATTATTCAAATCCTGGAAAAGATTCGGCGTGTTAAGCTTATCCAGGATATAGAAAAAGAGGTAATTATTATTAATGATCAATCTAGAGATAACTCTGAGAAACTCATTTTAGATTATATCTCAACTCATCCAGATTTGCTGATAAAATATCATTCACTAACAGTCAATAGTGGAAAGGGGGCTGCTGTTCATATCGGTATTTCACAAGCGACAGGTGAGTTTATGTTGATCCAGGATGCAGACCTTGAATATGATCCATATGAGTACAATATGTTGCTTTTGCCATTAGTAGATGGCATTGCAGATGTAGTATACGGTTCCAGATTTATTGGAGGAAATCCTCATCGAATACTGTTTTTTTGGCATACAATCGGGAATAAAATTTTAACATTTATAGCTAACTTTTGTGCAAACTTGAATTTGACTGATATGTGCACAGGGTATAAAGTATTCAAAACTCATCTTGTTCAGAAATTGACATTAAAAGAAAAAAGATTTGGATTCGACCCCGAAATTACCCTAAAAGTTGCAAAAATTCGGCATGTAAAAATTTATGAAGTTGGTATATCATACTATGGCCGCACTTATAAAGAAGGAAAAACAATTAATTGGAAAGACGGAGTGAGAACAATTTACTGCATTTTAAAATACGGGATAGTAAAAAGAAGAATAAGCTTGGCCAATTTTACCATTTCAAAAAATAAAGTAGCTTCAGGATCAAGGTAA
- a CDS encoding DUF4372 domain-containing protein yields MVLISHKYIHAIVNRSSGNYKTRDLDCWRQFLWMSFGQLILLLKKFP; encoded by the coding sequence ATGGTATTAATATCACATAAATATATTCATGCCATTGTCAATAGGAGTTCTGGAAATTATAAAACCAGAGATTTAGACTGTTGGAGACAATTTCTATGGATGAGCTTTGGACAACTTATACTATTATTGAAGAAATTTCCTTAG